GCTCCCAGCCGAGGAGCATGAACGTACTCGGAATCTCGAAGAGACCGAAGACACTGATCCCGTTCGCGACGGATTCGAGCCACCAGTCCTGAATCGGGACGATGTTGTACCAGAACACCGTCAGCGGGACGAGCACTGCCTGGTACGGGATGAAGATTCCAGCGACGAACAGCGAGTAGATACCGACCTGTCCGCGCCAGCTGATGGTCGTCAGCCCGTAGGCAGCCATACTACCCAGCAGTCCCGACAGGATCGTCGCCGGGACGACGAGGACGAGACTGTTGATGAGACCATCGAGGAGGCTGAAGAAGCCTTCACTCCAGGAGGCAAGGGTCGCATCCCAGGGTAACGGCGGGAGATACGGATTTCGGCCCGTGAAGTCACCTGCCCTTTTGATAGAGGTGGCGAGTCCCGTCTCGATCGGAATGAGATAGAACACCACCATCCCGAGGAGGAACGCGTAGAGTCCGATACGACTCCACGACCGTCCGAGGATACCGCTATCGGACTGTCCAGGTCTGTCTGAGCTCATAGGTCACCTCGTCTGTATTGGGTGTAGAGATACGGCGCGACGATTGACAGTGCCATCACGAACAGGACGATCGCGATCGCCGAGGCGAAGGCGAATCGGCTGTTCTGATAGGCTTCTCTGACCATCCGGGTCGCGAGAATGTCCGCGGCCGATCCCGGGTTGTACGACCCGTACAGCGAGTAGATGAAGTCGAAGGCCTTCAGCGAGAAGACCATCAACACGACCAGCGCGCTGACGGTCGCCGTCCGAAGCTGTGGGATGATGACTCGCCAGTACATTCGAATCGTGCTCGCGCCGTCGACACGTGCGGCTTCGAAGTGACTGTCCGGGATCGCACGGAGTCCTGCGAGGTAGACGACCATGGCGTAGCCGCTGTACTGCCAGATCAATGCAAATACGATCGCTGCCAGCTTCACCGGGATGCCGATGCTCCCGATCGCGATCGGCCCGAGTGCGATCGACTCCACTCCCAGTAGCGTCGAGTTCTGGATAATCTCGACCGAGCCGGCACCAACGGCCTCGAAAAGAGCGTTGACGAGCCCGTACTCCCTGTTGTACATGAACGCCCAGAACTTCGCGGTCACGACGAACGAGAGGCTCATGGGCAGCAGATAGATGGTGCGGAACGTGTTCTCGAAGCGGATGTCCCGATCGACCAGAATCGCGAGCCAGAGACCGAGTGCGAGACAGACGACCGCGAACGCGACCATCAGGACGATCGTATTCTGGGCCGCGTTCCAGATCGGACTGATATACGATCCGACGTCGAATCTAGCCCACGAGGGCGTCCCGCCGTCGAAGGCGATCGCGTAGTTCTCGAAGTCGAGGTTCGAGTAATCGATCGTCGAGAGGTTGTTACTGACGTTCGTCAACGAGATGACGAAGTTCCAGATAATCGCGCCGTAGACGAACAGGAACACCAGCAGAAACGGTGGCAACCAGAACGGGGCCGAACGCACCGAATCGCGGTTCAGGAACTTCGTCCGCTGGTCTGTCGTGCCACCGTCGCTTCTGAGTTGACGGCGATGTATGCGTCGCTTGACCGCTCTGAGTATCTTGCGCATAAAAAATCAGGTGTGGGCGATCAGTTGAACGCGTTCATTAGCGCGTCAGTCGTGCTCCCGACGTCGCGGTTGGAGATAAAGTCACTGAACGCGTCGCCGAAGTTCGACAGTACCGGCGGCACGACGGCCAGCCCGTGCTGGATCGATGGCGGCTGGGCGTCGGAGTTGGTGAAGTTGTCGTACTGGTCCTGCTGGAACTCGTTCAACTGAGAGACGTCCGCGTCGGAGCGGGGCGGAATCGACCCCTTCTCGCGGTTGAACGCGATCTGGGCTTCGGTGCCGCCACAGTACTTCAGGAATACCTTCGTCGCCTCTGGGTTCGGTGCTTCCGCCGGGAACGGGAACGAGTCCATGTTCAGCGCGTAGTGACCCTCCGAGCCGGGGAACGGCACGTGGTCCCAGTCTTCGCCGTAGACGAAGTCTTCGCCGAAGCCACCGGCGGCCCAGTCGCCCTGATGCATGAACGCCGCTTCGCCGTTCTGCATACGAGTGCTCGCTTCCGGGAATCCGATCGAGGACGCGTCGTCGAACGTGTAATCGATCATCGTGTCGACTGCTTCGAGTGCCGACTCGACAGCCGATCGACTTCCTTCACCGTTGATGTAATCGTTGTACCCACTCTGACCAGCCTGGGCGAGAAGCACAGTCTCCCAGAGCTGTCCCGCCGTCCAAGCGGCGTTGGCGTGGGCGTGCGGCGTCGCGTCAGTTTCGCTTGCGACAGTCTCCATCGCATCGAGGACATCCGATGGCGTCGAGAACGACGACGGATCGACACCTGCTTCCTCGACGACAGACGTGTTGTAGAACAGGTTGTTGATCCGGTGGATGTTCAACGGCACGGCGACGTACTTACCGTCGACCTGTGCTTGCTGTTTCGGGCCTTCGAGGTAGTTGTCTTTGAGGTCGCTGTCCCAGACGTCTCCTTCGAGGTCGCCGTACTGGTCGGCGGTGAATCGCAGGAGGTTCTTGCCCGGCCATGCCTGCCAGGTACTCGGAGGGTTGCCCGAACTCATCCGCGTCTGGATCGACGAGACGAGGTTCGACCGTGCTGCACCCTGGACGACAGAGTCCGTGATGTTGACGTCCTCGTTCTCGAACCCGTCTTTCAGCGCCTGGAGGGCGTTTGCACCGTCACCGCTCCCCCACGCGTGGAGAATCGAGACTTCACCGCTCGCGTTGCCCATTCCGTTGCCGTTGCCACCGTTCCCGTTTCCGTTACCGCCGTTCCCATTCCCGTTGCCACCGCCACCACAGCCGGCGAGGGCCCCAGCTGTCGCAACGCCTGTCGCTCGAAGAACGTTCCGCCGTGAAATGTATTGATTTTCGTCTGACATGGTGTGACTCCGTTTGTCTAACCGTGACTATTGTGGCGCTGTATTGCCATCCATTTAATTCTACCCCATTATCCACCATCCTTTATTATTTTTACTAATACAGGACCCTCAAACTGGGGTAGAAAATAAACGATTAATTCATATAGTCTAGAGTCACTGGCTCACTCTGTTCTGCGCTCTCGTAGACGGCGTCGATGACGGCCATGTTCGCGACGGTTTCCTCGCGGTCGATCCGGGGCTGGCGACCAGACTGGACGCTCTCCGCAAAGTGTTCGACCTCTCGCTGGTACTGATCGACGGGATCGAATCGTTCAGTCACGCGCCGTCCATCGAGTTCGTACTCGATCGTCGCCTCGCGGTCGGTCCCGACGTCGAAGGCGTCCTCGACTTCGAGCCAGCCGTTCTCGGCTTCGACGCGGTAGGTCTGGACGGCCGGCGTGTCGAACCCCGAGGCGATCCGTGCAGTGGCATCGTCGTACTCCAGCAGTCCCGCCATGTCGGTTTCGACCCCACAGTTGCGACTGTCCCGCGTTCGCGCGTACACGCGGTCGGGTTCGCCCAGGAACAACCGCGCGGCGCTGATCGCGTAACAGCCGACATCCATCACGCTGCCACCGGCCAGGTCGGGATCGAGACGTATGTCTCCCGGTCGGTCCCGTAACGCGAACTTGAACGTCGCGTCAACGGCGTGGACGCCCTCGAATTTCTCGTGGACGATTTCGGCTGCTCGTTCCGTTCGGGGGTGAAAGCGGTACATGAACGCCTCCATCAGCGTCACGCCGCGGTCGGCACAGTAGTCGTGTAGTTGGGCCGCGGACTCTGCGTCGGCGGTCAGTGGTTTCTCACAGAGGATGTGCAGGCCTGCGTCGGCGGCCTTCCGTGTCCACTCAGCGTGGAGGGCGTTGGGCAGTGGGACGTAGACGGCGTCGAGATCCTCGTCCCCCAGGAGCGCTTCGTAACTGCCGTAACTCCGAGGGACGTCGAGGTCAGCGGCCACGCTCGCCGCACGATCGGCGTCGCGGGAGGCGATCGCCAGCACTTCGTGCTCACTCTGTTGGATTCCGGGAATCACGTCTTCGCGTCCGATTTTCGCTGTGGAGAGGATACCAAAACGCATACAGGCCGTTGTGCGGGCCGCGGGATAAGTCTTCGACGCACCAGAGTCGTTTAGTCGGGGCCGTTCGAACCCCCGTCTATGGCAGACGACGATTACCGAACGGAGGCGGACAGTCTCGGAGAGATGCAGGTTCCGGCCGATGCCTACTGGGGCGCACAGACCCAGCGCGCGGTCGAGAACTTCCCGATCAGTGGGATCACCTTCGGCCGGCGGTTCGTGCGCGCGCTCGGAATCGTCAAGAAATCCGCCGCGAAGGCCAATCGCGACCTCGGCACGATCCCCGAAGACAAAGCCGACTGTATCATCGAAGCCGCCGACGAGGTCATCGCGGGCGAGCACGACGAGCAGTTCCCCGTCGACGTCTTTCAGACCGGGAGCGGAACCTCGACGAACATGAACGCCAACGAGGTCATCGCCAACCGCGCGACCGAGCTCTACGGCGGCGAGATCGGAACTCGGGAGATCCATCCCAACGACCACGTCAACTTCGGCCAGTCGAGCAACGACGTGATCCCCACGGCGATGCACGTCGCCTCGGGCGAGGCCGTCGTCAACGACGTCCTGCCCGCGCTCGCGACACTCAAAGATGCGCTCGAAGCCAAAGAGGAGGAGTTTGAAGACGTCGTCAAGACGGGCCGCACCCATCTGCAGGACGCGACGCCAGTCACCCTGGGCCAGGAGTTCGGGGGCTACCGCACCCAGATCGAGAAGGGGATCGAGCGCGTCGAGAGCGTCCGCCCCCGACTCGAAGAACTCGCGCTCGGTGGAACTGCCGTCGGTACAGGCCTGAACACCCATCCTGAGTTCCCAGAACGGGCCGCGCGGTACATCGGCGAGGAGACGGGGATTCCGTTCCGAGAGGCCGACGATCACTTCGAGGCCCAGGCCGCCCACGACGCCATGAGCGAGGCCCACGGCGCGCTCCGGACCGTCGCCGGATCGCTGAACAAGATCGCCAACGATCTCCGGTTGCTCGCTTCCGGACCGCGAAACGGCCTCGGCGAGATTGACCAGCCCGAGAACCAGCCGGGATCGTCGATCATGCCCGGCAAGATCAATCCCGTCGTCGCCGAAGCCGTGAATCAGGTCCACAAGCAGGTCGTGGGCAACGACGCGGCCGTCTCCGCCGGTGCGGCGGAGGGGCAGATCGACCTCAACCTCTACAAGCCCTTGCTCGCGCACAACTTCCTCCAGAGCGCCGAGTTGATCACGAACGGTAGCGAGGTCTTCGCCGAGAAGTTCGTCGCCAAACTGGAGGCCGACCGCGAACACTGCGAGGAGCGCGTCCAGCAGAGCATGGCGCTGGCGACAGCGCTGAATCCGGCTATCGGCTACGACAAAGCCAGTAAGGTCGCGAAGAAGGCCCTGGCCGAGAACAAGACGATCCGCGAGGTCGTGCTCGAAGAGGGATATCTCGACGAGGACGAGGTCGACGAGGTGCTGGATCCGCGGAAGATGACCGAGCGGGGGATCCTGGGAGAAGAGTAGGCAGTGAGGAGCGCGTCAGCGTCTCCGAACAGTAGTCTTCTCAGAGGGGAGGAGAAGAGTAGACAGTGAGCGGGGACAGTCGCAATCCCGGGCGGACTACCCCCGAGTCTGATTCAGTGCTTCGGTGAGCCACGGTGGCTCGTCGAGCCGATTTCGATCGATCGGATCGATCGTGATCGTGAACTCGACAGTCCGGTCACGGCCGATCGGTGACTCGGTGTAGTTCACGGACAACCGCCGGACGAGTCCGTCTTCGCGGACGATCGCACTGACGCGATAGTCGGCCGAAAACGCGTAGAGACCGCCTGCGGCGTTTCGACCGTCGAGCCGGTAGTGCGGTTCGCCCCGCCAGGTCGTCCGTTCGACGGAGATATTCTCGACCCAGAGTGCTTGCTGGACGACGATGGGTGTGTTGCGAAGTCTGACGTTCGGTCGGGACAACCCCAGCCGCGCGTAGGTCACGTTCGAATCTCGCACCGAGCGTTCCACCGCGAGCGTCCTGTTTCTGAACACGCTCTGGTTGATCGTCGTCGCGGTGTCGCGTTCGAGGTAGACGATTCGCTTCGACTCGTCGTATCGATAGGTCCGATCGGGGAGCAACGCGACAGTCCGGTTGACCTTCGCCCGCCGGTCGTCTACTTCGACGCCGACCGTCTGCCAGGTCCGGCGCTCGTGGATCCTGACGGCCTGCTGCTGGAGCACGGCTCGATGAGCGCGCGCCAGGTCGCCCGATCCGATCGTCGACTCGTTGGTGATCCCGTCGATCGGTATCTCACTGACTTCGGGGGGATCGTCCCTGAGTTCAGGCACCGGAATTTCGGCTGGCGGCTGTGGCGTCGGAACCGGTGTTCGGTCGTCCTCGACGTCCGGCACGGGTGCGGGTGTGACCGACTCTGCCGGCCCCGATTGCTCGGTATCGCTCGGCAGCGAACACCCCGAGAGGACGAGGAGAAGGGCAACCCCGATCGACACGGACCAGCGCATATATCGACTGTGTTCGTCCCGGATCGGTAAAAGGAGCGTGCAGGAACAGTTCGGGCGCTGCCTTCTCGCCGTCTCGCTGAGCGACCATTGGATCGGCTCGCACAAGCGCGAACAAGTGGGGTCCCGGCAGGACGGTATCGTCCCGACGAGAGAGCATTGGATAGGCTCGCATGAACGCGAGCCAGTGGGGGTCCCGGCAGGACGATACCGTCCTGCCGAGACAGTGTGCTTTTTGTCCACGCCCTCGCAGTCTCTGGCAATGACCGAGGACTTCGACTACGAGGATCTGGGGCTGATCGCCGGCCTCGAGATCCACCAGCAACTCGATACAGAAGCCAAGCTCTTCTGTAACTGTCCGACGCGCCTGCGCGAACCAGAGGAGTCGACCCGCCGACTGACTCGGTATCTCCATCCGACCAAGAGCGAACTCGGCGAACTCGACGAGGCTGCGCTCGAAGAGAGTCAGGTCGAACGCGAGTTCGAATATCTGGCTTACGACTCGACCTGCCTAGTCGAGGAAGACGACGAACCGCCACACCGAATCGACGACGAAGCGCTCACGGTCGCTCTCGAGATTGCCCAGCTACTCGAGATGGAGCCGGTCGATCAGGTCCACCCGATGCGCAAGCTCGTCATCGACGGCTCGAACACGTCGGGATTCCAGCGTACCATGTTGATCGCCGACGACGGTGAGATCCAGACCGACGACGGCCCCGTAGGCGTCGAAGACCTCATGCTCGAAGAGGAGAGCGCCCAGCGCGTCGAAGAAACTGATTCGGGCGTGCGCTACTCGCTCGATCGACTCGGAATCCCACTCGTCGAGATCGGCACGAAGCCGGACATCCGCTCGCCCGAACAGGCTCGCGAGGCCGCCGAACAGATCGGCATGCTCCTGCGCTCGACCGGCCACGTCAAGCGCGGCCTGGGAACCATCCGCCAGGACGTCAACGTCTCGATCGCCGAGGGCTCGCGGATCGAGCTCAAGGGAGTCCAGAG
The Halapricum salinum genome window above contains:
- a CDS encoding carbohydrate ABC transporter permease — its product is MRKILRAVKRRIHRRQLRSDGGTTDQRTKFLNRDSVRSAPFWLPPFLLVFLFVYGAIIWNFVISLTNVSNNLSTIDYSNLDFENYAIAFDGGTPSWARFDVGSYISPIWNAAQNTIVLMVAFAVVCLALGLWLAILVDRDIRFENTFRTIYLLPMSLSFVVTAKFWAFMYNREYGLVNALFEAVGAGSVEIIQNSTLLGVESIALGPIAIGSIGIPVKLAAIVFALIWQYSGYAMVVYLAGLRAIPDSHFEAARVDGASTIRMYWRVIIPQLRTATVSALVVLMVFSLKAFDFIYSLYGSYNPGSAADILATRMVREAYQNSRFAFASAIAIVLFVMALSIVAPYLYTQYRRGDL
- a CDS encoding ABC transporter substrate-binding protein, whose amino-acid sequence is MSDENQYISRRNVLRATGVATAGALAGCGGGGNGNGNGGNGNGNGGNGNGMGNASGEVSILHAWGSGDGANALQALKDGFENEDVNITDSVVQGAARSNLVSSIQTRMSSGNPPSTWQAWPGKNLLRFTADQYGDLEGDVWDSDLKDNYLEGPKQQAQVDGKYVAVPLNIHRINNLFYNTSVVEEAGVDPSSFSTPSDVLDAMETVASETDATPHAHANAAWTAGQLWETVLLAQAGQSGYNDYINGEGSRSAVESALEAVDTMIDYTFDDASSIGFPEASTRMQNGEAAFMHQGDWAAGGFGEDFVYGEDWDHVPFPGSEGHYALNMDSFPFPAEAPNPEATKVFLKYCGGTEAQIAFNREKGSIPPRSDADVSQLNEFQQDQYDNFTNSDAQPPSIQHGLAVVPPVLSNFGDAFSDFISNRDVGSTTDALMNAFN
- a CDS encoding carbohydrate ABC transporter permease → MSSDRPGQSDSGILGRSWSRIGLYAFLLGMVVFYLIPIETGLATSIKRAGDFTGRNPYLPPLPWDATLASWSEGFFSLLDGLINSLVLVVPATILSGLLGSMAAYGLTTISWRGQVGIYSLFVAGIFIPYQAVLVPLTVFWYNIVPIQDWWLESVANGISVFGLFEIPSTFMLLGWELGFQPYHWQLISLIITHTAYGIPICALLFRAHYKKLPDEMVEAARLDGASIRRIYRRIILPLSVPMFAVVFIYQFTQIWNDLLFALILVQNNEAAVVTQQLVDLGASQEGVDYPLRMAGAFIAALPTLLVYVVFGDKFAKGVAA
- a CDS encoding Gfo/Idh/MocA family protein, producing MRFGILSTAKIGREDVIPGIQQSEHEVLAIASRDADRAASVAADLDVPRSYGSYEALLGDEDLDAVYVPLPNALHAEWTRKAADAGLHILCEKPLTADAESAAQLHDYCADRGVTLMEAFMYRFHPRTERAAEIVHEKFEGVHAVDATFKFALRDRPGDIRLDPDLAGGSVMDVGCYAISAARLFLGEPDRVYARTRDSRNCGVETDMAGLLEYDDATARIASGFDTPAVQTYRVEAENGWLEVEDAFDVGTDREATIEYELDGRRVTERFDPVDQYQREVEHFAESVQSGRQPRIDREETVANMAVIDAVYESAEQSEPVTLDYMN
- a CDS encoding class II fumarate hydratase — its product is MADDDYRTEADSLGEMQVPADAYWGAQTQRAVENFPISGITFGRRFVRALGIVKKSAAKANRDLGTIPEDKADCIIEAADEVIAGEHDEQFPVDVFQTGSGTSTNMNANEVIANRATELYGGEIGTREIHPNDHVNFGQSSNDVIPTAMHVASGEAVVNDVLPALATLKDALEAKEEEFEDVVKTGRTHLQDATPVTLGQEFGGYRTQIEKGIERVESVRPRLEELALGGTAVGTGLNTHPEFPERAARYIGEETGIPFREADDHFEAQAAHDAMSEAHGALRTVAGSLNKIANDLRLLASGPRNGLGEIDQPENQPGSSIMPGKINPVVAEAVNQVHKQVVGNDAAVSAGAAEGQIDLNLYKPLLAHNFLQSAELITNGSEVFAEKFVAKLEADREHCEERVQQSMALATALNPAIGYDKASKVAKKALAENKTIREVVLEEGYLDEDEVDEVLDPRKMTERGILGEE